From Salvelinus fontinalis isolate EN_2023a chromosome 37, ASM2944872v1, whole genome shotgun sequence, the proteins below share one genomic window:
- the LOC129836096 gene encoding cytochrome c oxidase subunit 5B, mitochondrial encodes MAGRLLLRTCTTLQLARNNVVARSLPRAMGTLKGIPTDEEQATGLERRALQALKKGKDPWSILKPKEYAGTKEDPHIVPGISDKRLVGCLCEEDNTAIVWFWLHEGKPQRCPECGSHYQFVHHELPH; translated from the exons ATGGCAGGCAGGCTTTTACTCCGTACCTGTACAACCTTGCAATTGGCAAGAAACAATGTTGTGGCAAGATCACTGCCACGCGCTATGGGCACATTAAAAG GGATTCCAACTGATGAGGAACAGGCCACTGGACTCGAGCGACGTGCCTTGCAGGCACTGAAGAAAGGAAAG GATCCTTGGAGCATTCTGAAACCCAAGGAGTATGCTGGAACCAAAGAAGACCCTCACATTGTCCCAGGCATTAGTGACAAACGGCTGGTAGGCTGTCTGT GTGAAGAGGACAACACTGCCATTGTGTGGTTCTGGCTCCACGAGGGGAAGCCCCAGCGCTGTCCCGAATGTGGGTCCCACTACCAGTTTGTCCATCATGAGCTGCCCCACTGA